In Porphyromonas cangingivalis, a genomic segment contains:
- the dtd gene encoding D-aminoacyl-tRNA deacylase gives MKVVIQRVTEARLTIDGTVYSEIGAGMVILLGISVDDTAEDMDYLLKKIPKLRIFDDESGVMNLDITQTYPSGDILLVSQFTLLADTRKGNRPSYIGAARPEQAIPLYEQMVEKLSESLGKRVQTGKFGADMKVALVNDGPVTIIIDSKNR, from the coding sequence ATGAAAGTCGTAATCCAACGGGTCACCGAAGCCCGACTCACGATAGATGGCACCGTGTATTCGGAGATCGGTGCAGGGATGGTCATCCTCCTTGGCATCAGTGTCGACGATACCGCAGAGGATATGGATTATCTCCTGAAGAAGATACCGAAGCTGCGTATCTTCGATGACGAGTCCGGGGTGATGAATCTCGACATCACCCAAACGTATCCGAGCGGAGATATACTCCTCGTGTCGCAGTTCACGCTGCTTGCCGATACACGCAAGGGCAACCGTCCATCGTACATCGGAGCTGCAAGACCCGAACAAGCCATCCCCCTTTACGAACAAATGGTCGAAAAACTATCCGAAAGTTTGGGAAAGCGAGTTCAAACCGGTAAATTTGGGGCTGATATGAAGGTTGCCTTGGTCAATGACGGTCCTGTCACCATCATCATAGACAGTAAGAACAGATGA
- a CDS encoding nucleotide pyrophosphohydrolase: MNTNQSSLSSPTLSEVQESVDRWIKEYGVRYFSPLTNMAILTEEVGEVARLMSRIYGDQSAKKGEDISTDKLADELSDILWVVACIANQTGCDLSEAFRRNIDKKTSRDKDRHINNIKLKE; the protein is encoded by the coding sequence ATGAATACAAATCAATCATCTCTCTCCTCCCCTACCCTATCCGAAGTGCAAGAGTCGGTAGACCGATGGATCAAAGAGTATGGGGTAAGGTATTTCTCTCCTCTGACGAATATGGCTATCCTCACCGAGGAAGTCGGCGAAGTGGCTCGGCTCATGTCGCGTATCTACGGTGATCAGTCCGCGAAGAAAGGCGAAGATATCTCGACCGATAAGCTCGCAGACGAACTCTCCGATATCCTTTGGGTCGTTGCTTGTATCGCTAATCAGACCGGTTGTGACCTCTCTGAGGCTTTCAGACGAAACATAGACAAGAAGACCTCAAGGGACAAAGACAGACACATCAACAATATCAAACTGAAAGAATAA
- the deoC gene encoding deoxyribose-phosphate aldolase, whose translation MINMKSKFQEAFEGFSPVLSDEQIKAEIQKIIDKHYDSLNNKDSIKLIHSCVDLTSLNPTDHVDHIYNFVKQVNELDETNPTIPPVAAICVYPNFVKTVKDALMVQDVAIACVSGAFPSSQSFLETKIVETGLAVADGADEVDIVLHLGNFLAGNYQEVADEIQEIKAACKGKKLKVILETGALKKAENIQRASILSLFCDADFIKTSTGKEYPGASLEAAYVMCQVLKEYDAKYGIKRGLKVSGGIRTTEEAIKYLCIVKEILGDEWMNNKLFRVGASSLVTDLQKRLD comes from the coding sequence ATGATTAACATGAAGAGTAAATTTCAAGAAGCATTCGAAGGCTTCTCTCCCGTCCTTTCTGACGAACAAATCAAGGCGGAGATCCAAAAGATCATCGACAAGCACTACGACAGCCTCAACAACAAGGACAGCATCAAGCTCATCCATAGCTGCGTAGACCTTACATCTCTCAATCCCACCGACCACGTCGATCACATCTACAACTTCGTAAAGCAGGTCAACGAGCTCGATGAGACCAATCCTACCATCCCACCCGTTGCTGCCATCTGCGTGTACCCCAACTTCGTCAAGACTGTCAAGGATGCCCTCATGGTTCAGGACGTCGCGATCGCTTGTGTATCGGGTGCATTCCCATCCTCACAGTCCTTCCTCGAAACAAAGATCGTGGAGACCGGTCTCGCTGTTGCAGATGGAGCTGACGAAGTAGATATTGTCCTTCACCTCGGCAACTTCCTTGCAGGCAACTACCAAGAAGTCGCTGACGAGATCCAAGAGATCAAGGCGGCTTGCAAGGGCAAGAAGCTCAAAGTCATCCTTGAGACGGGTGCACTCAAGAAGGCGGAGAACATCCAACGTGCTTCTATCCTCTCACTCTTCTGTGATGCCGACTTCATCAAGACATCGACAGGTAAGGAGTATCCAGGAGCATCGCTCGAAGCTGCTTATGTCATGTGCCAAGTCCTCAAGGAGTACGATGCCAAGTATGGTATCAAGAGAGGGCTCAAGGTGTCCGGCGGTATCCGTACCACCGAAGAGGCTATCAAGTACCTCTGTATCGTGAAAGAGATCCTCGGCGACGAATGGATGAACAACAAGCTCTTCCGTGTCGGTGCTAGCTCTCTCGTCACAGATCTTCAGAAGAGGCTCGACTAA
- a CDS encoding 3-phosphoshikimate 1-carboxyvinyltransferase, which translates to MLLLSRSKSIYSRDIIIRNILGKPIPAGEHRDESKDIQILLEACEALSKCYLMCKDHNLSSPVYIHQSGTAMRLMTALLSCSEGSFILRGDPQVQKRPIAPLVDALKTLGADITYMDKEGHLPLLIRGCNLASHGTIDARGWESSQYVSALLLIAPKVKGGLRLLRSRQDGSTPYIDLTIEQMKRYGASVVWQGDLITVSDTPYRLPPQITDERDWSSAGYWYQLLALHPDLSELYLPGLFFTDSLQGDKTVAKLFEAFGIYTAESSGGVTLSKRIPTDPDQGEVPTIDLSHYPDLFPTLAVSYAMLGRSVHLVGLRSLAIKESNRLDTVLSGLRAMGFTDGLRYDSDTFSYDGTPRNPSSTPIIIDSHDDHRIAMSFAIAGATMPIGLTVEGAESVRKSYPAFWDELSKVATLRPHPIPSLP; encoded by the coding sequence ATGCTTCTTTTGAGCCGTTCGAAGAGCATTTATTCGAGGGATATCATCATCCGAAACATACTCGGTAAGCCGATACCTGCGGGTGAGCATAGGGACGAAAGTAAGGATATTCAGATCCTTCTGGAAGCTTGTGAGGCACTCTCGAAGTGTTATTTAATGTGTAAGGATCATAATTTAAGTTCTCCTGTCTACATCCATCAGTCCGGCACCGCCATGAGACTGATGACCGCCCTCTTATCCTGCTCGGAGGGTAGCTTCATCCTCCGAGGTGACCCCCAGGTGCAGAAAAGACCCATCGCACCCCTTGTCGATGCGCTCAAGACTCTTGGCGCAGACATTACTTATATGGATAAGGAGGGGCATCTCCCTCTACTCATCCGAGGGTGCAACCTCGCTTCGCATGGCACGATCGATGCCCGAGGATGGGAGAGCTCGCAGTATGTGAGTGCCCTGCTCCTGATTGCCCCGAAGGTCAAAGGTGGTCTCAGGTTGCTTAGAAGCAGACAAGATGGATCTACCCCATATATAGACCTCACCATCGAACAGATGAAGAGGTATGGTGCATCCGTGGTGTGGCAAGGCGATCTCATCACCGTCTCCGACACGCCCTACCGCCTACCTCCGCAGATCACGGATGAGAGGGACTGGAGCAGTGCCGGATACTGGTATCAGCTCCTTGCGCTACATCCCGACTTGTCTGAGCTGTATCTGCCCGGGCTTTTCTTCACCGACAGCCTCCAAGGCGACAAGACCGTCGCAAAACTTTTTGAGGCTTTCGGCATATACACCGCCGAGAGTAGCGGTGGGGTTACACTCTCCAAGCGTATTCCCACCGATCCGGATCAAGGCGAAGTCCCCACCATAGATCTCTCACACTATCCCGACCTCTTCCCCACCCTTGCGGTGAGCTATGCCATGCTCGGAAGGAGTGTGCACCTCGTCGGTCTTCGTAGTCTTGCGATCAAGGAGAGCAACCGTCTCGATACCGTCCTTTCGGGTCTCCGAGCCATGGGGTTCACCGACGGTTTGAGGTACGACAGTGATACCTTCTCGTACGACGGCACCCCTCGAAATCCCTCTTCTACACCCATCATCATTGACAGTCACGACGACCACCGCATAGCGATGAGTTTTGCCATTGCAGGAGCCACCATGCCCATAGGTCTCACTGTCGAAGGAGCAGAGAGCGTCCGTAAGAGTTACCCCGCCTTTTGGGACGAGCTTTCCAAGGTCGCCACCCTCCGTCCCCATCCTATCCCCTCTCTCCCCTGA
- the uvrC gene encoding excinuclease ABC subunit UvrC: MLIPRENIKASLNAIPEKPGCYRYRNDSGTVIYVGKAKNLRKRVSSYFQKENNDPKTRALLRDLVSVEYIVVETEHDALLLENNLIKEHQPMYNILLKEGNTYPWICVTREPFPRIFVTHKMSKDGSLYFGPYPDRSLPYTLIKLFKWLFKFRTCKLALTPESVRAGKFRVCLQYHIKRCKAPCVGDVSIEEYRKDVESAKKILNGNIKEVVSELKDAMLTHAEKLEFEKAHEIQQTIIALENHQAKSTIISDVIGNALVVSCESDSEAFYVNYLELRHGNIIAGKTMEYKMRLEEDKDDVLASVVQELIQTSRSGSIKEVILPFDPGFKLDASVSITVPQRGDRKRVLDLSLENVRQYMTDKYKQAEKLNPEQRNTQLLRELMVTVGLPTLPYHIECFDNSNIAGDAPVAACVVFKGARPSKADYRHYHIRDVVGPDDYASMSEVVKRRYSKMIEEGADLPDLIITDGGKGHMSTVSAALAELGIEVPILGLAKDKHHNTANILFGDPPQLVGIMQRSQAFHLLTRIQDEVHRFAIKFHREVRAKKQNRSQLDDIKGIGPVTKKALLSHFKSIKRIRSSSLQDLSDVIGESKAKIIYNYFNNEQ; encoded by the coding sequence ATGCTTATTCCAAGAGAAAATATAAAGGCTTCGCTCAATGCCATTCCGGAGAAACCCGGGTGTTACCGTTATCGTAACGATAGTGGTACGGTCATCTATGTGGGTAAGGCGAAGAACCTCAGGAAGCGGGTGTCTTCGTACTTCCAAAAGGAGAACAACGACCCCAAGACACGGGCTTTACTCAGGGACTTGGTGTCGGTGGAATACATCGTCGTAGAGACGGAGCATGATGCCTTGCTTCTCGAAAATAATCTCATCAAGGAGCATCAGCCCATGTACAACATCCTCCTCAAGGAGGGTAACACCTATCCGTGGATCTGTGTCACGAGGGAGCCTTTCCCGAGGATATTTGTGACGCACAAGATGAGTAAGGATGGGTCGTTGTACTTCGGTCCTTATCCGGATCGGAGTCTGCCGTACACGCTGATCAAACTGTTCAAGTGGTTGTTCAAGTTCCGCACGTGCAAGCTCGCCCTCACTCCGGAGAGTGTCAGAGCGGGTAAGTTCCGAGTCTGCCTCCAGTACCACATCAAGAGGTGCAAGGCACCTTGTGTCGGCGATGTCTCGATCGAGGAGTATCGTAAGGATGTGGAGAGCGCGAAGAAGATCCTCAATGGCAACATCAAGGAGGTCGTCAGCGAACTCAAGGATGCCATGCTGACCCATGCGGAGAAGTTGGAGTTTGAGAAAGCCCACGAGATACAACAAACGATCATTGCACTCGAAAATCATCAAGCAAAGTCGACCATCATCAGCGATGTCATCGGGAATGCTTTGGTGGTGTCTTGCGAGTCGGACAGCGAAGCGTTTTATGTCAATTATCTTGAGCTACGACATGGCAATATCATCGCCGGAAAGACGATGGAGTACAAGATGAGACTGGAGGAGGATAAGGACGATGTGTTGGCTTCGGTCGTGCAGGAGCTGATACAGACGAGCCGAAGTGGCAGTATCAAGGAGGTGATATTACCGTTTGATCCGGGCTTCAAACTCGATGCTTCCGTATCGATCACCGTGCCTCAGAGGGGCGACCGAAAGAGGGTCTTGGATCTTTCTCTCGAAAATGTCCGCCAGTATATGACCGACAAGTATAAGCAGGCGGAGAAACTCAATCCTGAGCAACGCAATACCCAACTCCTTCGCGAACTCATGGTGACGGTAGGATTACCTACTCTGCCTTACCACATAGAGTGCTTCGACAACTCAAACATCGCAGGGGATGCCCCTGTCGCTGCTTGTGTCGTCTTCAAGGGTGCTCGCCCCTCCAAGGCGGACTACCGACACTACCATATACGTGATGTCGTCGGACCTGATGACTATGCTTCGATGAGCGAGGTCGTCAAGCGTCGTTACAGCAAGATGATCGAAGAAGGGGCTGATCTCCCCGACCTCATCATCACGGATGGTGGCAAGGGGCACATGAGCACCGTCTCTGCTGCCCTTGCTGAGCTTGGTATCGAGGTGCCCATCCTCGGTCTGGCGAAGGATAAACACCATAACACCGCCAACATCCTTTTCGGTGATCCTCCCCAACTCGTCGGCATCATGCAGCGCAGTCAGGCCTTCCATCTCTTGACGAGGATACAGGATGAGGTGCATCGTTTTGCGATAAAGTTTCACAGAGAGGTGCGTGCCAAGAAGCAAAACAGATCACAGCTGGACGACATCAAGGGCATAGGTCCGGTGACCAAGAAAGCCCTCCTGTCGCACTTCAAAAGCATCAAAAGAATACGTTCGTCTTCGCTCCAAGACCTATCCGATGTCATAGGCGAGAGCAAGGCAAAGATCATATACAACTACTTCAATAACGAGCAATGA